The following coding sequences are from one Prochlorococcus sp. MIT 1314 window:
- a CDS encoding carbon storage regulator CsrA, which produces MFKNLLLTFFLFLSSLIVVYPSKKENTNLIDYCYSLEKILSRNALEKNKNVSQNYKNFAKDITLFGTNKTKGALVNKMIDQYKNSKKSYIITFVPNQFYCLAGYWIEIVNPGIFQSIFYEKSKERINQYKNIKKEVDEFIQDINSDYESIKTEINDFF; this is translated from the coding sequence ATGTTTAAGAATTTACTTTTAACTTTTTTTTTATTTCTTAGTTCTTTAATAGTTGTTTATCCTTCAAAAAAAGAAAATACTAATTTAATTGATTATTGTTATTCTCTTGAAAAGATACTTTCTAGAAATGCATTAGAAAAAAACAAAAATGTTTCACAGAATTATAAGAATTTTGCAAAGGATATTACTTTGTTTGGTACTAATAAAACTAAAGGAGCTTTGGTTAATAAAATGATTGACCAATATAAAAATTCTAAAAAATCATATATTATAACTTTTGTTCCTAATCAGTTTTATTGTTTGGCAGGATATTGGATTGAGATTGTAAATCCAGGAATATTTCAATCTATTTTCTATGAGAAAAGCAAAGAAAGAATTAATCAATATAAAAATATTAAAAAAGAAGTTGATGAATTTATTCAAGATATTAATTCAGATTATGAATCTATAAAAACAGAAATTAATGATTTCTTTTAG
- a CDS encoding DoxX family protein yields MKKSILENKSIKSFLDFFSRASISAIFISSIPGKINGFEKTVEYISSKGIPDPISSILLIGAIICLILGSGFFIFGENQKIGAVLLLLFLIPTTIIFHVFPFHQRAVLMNLGLIGGLIITALREPI; encoded by the coding sequence ATGAAAAAATCTATTTTGGAAAATAAAAGTATCAAATCATTTTTAGATTTTTTTTCTAGAGCATCAATTTCTGCAATATTTATCTCATCGATACCAGGGAAAATAAATGGTTTTGAAAAAACAGTCGAATATATTTCTTCAAAAGGTATTCCTGATCCAATTTCATCTATTCTTCTAATTGGTGCGATTATATGTCTTATCTTAGGTTCGGGTTTTTTTATATTTGGAGAAAATCAAAAAATTGGTGCAGTCTTATTATTACTTTTTCTTATTCCAACAACAATAATTTTTCATGTATTCCCTTTCCATCAAAGAGCGGTGCTTATGAATCTAGGATTGATAGGTGGATTAATTATTACTGCATTAAGGGAACCAATATAA